The genomic stretch TACTGGCTAGATTCCCCCAAAGGGGCTAGAGCTGCCATCCAGAAACAGTCAAACTGAGGGTTTGTTGTAAACTAGTCTGGACACTAGGTCCAAACCCctgtaaacaaaacaaatttagcaATTACTCTATTAAGGGGGTTGGGGGGAACAGGGGTATTGGCAGCGGTAGGGTGCCCGGAAAAGGATGGCTTTTTAGAGAGAAGTGCTGGCGCTTAGGTTTGAAGCGAATGGGAGGGGGGTAGAGCTGCTTAAGGGTGCCCTCCCTAGAGAAAATCTAGGGAGCAGTCTGGCTGTCGGAAAGCAGACTGTATTTCAAGCGGCTTTTCTTTGCCCGGGTGAGCTTCCTTTCAGGTGTTTTAGTCAGTCACTGATCAGAATTCTGCAGTGCAGCCTGCATCCATAAAGTATCTGTTCATATGATTCTTACGGTGTGTGCAAGGTACACACATCCAATATCAGAAGACTCTCTCCTGGTCCCCGTTGAGTTGGCCAGGAATTGTGGGAGGCAGTTGATTAAGGGAACAGACATTTCCGGATCTTGCGTGGAGGACCATGAGGGCGCTGCGGACGCTGGTGAGGACCTGGACTTGGAGAGGGAGGTAGAGGTTGGAGTGGTGAGTCAGGGAAGGGCTCTAGAAggtgcaagtccaggttgtcgtCGTGGTGAGGAGACCGTCTCTCTGGACTAGTGTTGGGGGTCCGAGGGGACGGCTCTGAGGCTTGGCCCAACAGGTGGAAGCCAGACATACATCCAGCCGAGGGGCGGAGCCCAGCGACTGAGACTGCAGCAGCATCTGTCCCAGCCGGCAGGAAGTCGGCGTCAGCATCCGCGTCCTCCTCGTTGACCTCTTCTTGGCAGGCGATCTCTGGGACAGCTGCGCACAAGAATCCCGGCTCCGGGGCCATGTACTCCCCGGGACGGCTCAGGAAAGCGCCCCGTCCCAGGCCCTGTCCCCACGGGCTTTCCACACCCGGGCCCAGGAGGGCCGCAGGGACCAGCATGAGGATATGATCACCGAGAGACACTTGCAGCACGGACGTTGGCTCGGACTCCAGCAGCAGGTCGACGTCGTCCAGGGGCACGTGCAGGGCACAGCCGGCGGGCAGGACCACCACGAAGATGAGCGTGTCCACGGTCGGGGACCAGGTCAGGTTGTCCAGGCTGGGCGCCGCCCTGGACTTGGACTCGGGGCCCGCGGGCTCCTCCGTTCGCCGGCGCTTGGCAGGGCCCGGTCCTCCGGGATGCGGTCCCCACCGGTCCGCAGGGGAGGCGCTGGGGCTACGGGGCCGGCTGCCCATCTTCTCAATGTGGCCGCgggcctggggcctggcagaAGGCGAGGAAGGGCTAGGTCCTGCAGGCAGTGACAGATCGGTTTGACAGGGGAGGCCGAAGCAGGGCGGTGGCGCGCAGGAGAAAGAGGAGCCTTCGGAGCTCTGGCGGCGCCTCTCGGGATCCCTCAGTCCTGGCTTCTAGGGGAGCTGCTGGGCTCGGCTTTGCTTGTGTGAATCTTCAGGCCCTCACGTGGACTGGTTTGCGCAGGAGTGGGCCGAGGATGTTGGGAGCGACGCCGGCGGAACCTGAGTCGCAAAGCATCCTCACGCTAAGCTCCGCCCCCTCCTAGGCTCCGCCCCTAGAAGTGGAGGCCTCTGTGTTGCCCAGTAGCCCCGGCTGTGGTGGATAGTTTACTCTAGAGAAATACTTCCATAGGCCTCAAGGAGGCGGAGCAATCGTGCCGCTCTAGGACTAGGCTTCCTGGGTCGAGTTCCTGGCTTTCCTTGCGTTGACCTCAGATACGGAAAACCTTAACCGGAAAACTTATTCAAGTCCCACCAGTGGAGCGCTGCACCAGGACAGTGAGATGTAGTTCCCTCGTCCCCTGAGACCTCGCCCTGGAAGTGACCCTTTAACTTCTTTTGGTCCAATagtgaggtgatttttttt from Pseudorca crassidens isolate mPseCra1 chromosome 5, mPseCra1.hap1, whole genome shotgun sequence encodes the following:
- the LOC137225601 gene encoding proline-rich protein 23C-like produces the protein MGSRPRSPSASPADRWGPHPGGPGPAKRRRTEEPAGPESKSRAAPSLDNLTWSPTVDTLIFVVVLPAGCALHVPLDDVDLLLESEPTSVLQVSLGDHILMLVPAALLGPGVESPWGQGLGRGAFLSRPGEYMAPEPGFLCAAVPEIACQEEVNEEDADADADFLPAGTDAAAVSVAGLRPSAGCMSGFHLLGQASEPSPRTPNTSPERRSPHHDDNLDLHLLEPFPDSPLQPLPPSPSPGPHQRPQRPHGPPRKIRKCLFP